From one Alicyclobacillus acidocaldarius subsp. acidocaldarius Tc-4-1 genomic stretch:
- a CDS encoding CoA-acylating methylmalonate-semialdehyde dehydrogenase — protein sequence MRRLQNYVNGTWVEVESEGAVPVYNPATGEVIAEAPLSAHADVARAVEGAKRAFASWSRVPVVKRARVVFDFLAKLKAERDNIAKMITTEHGKSYLDAQAEVDRGIEGLEHALSAPTLMMGESLAEVSEGLEQTYYRYPLGVVASITPFNFPAMIPLWVMGWAIVTGNALILKPSEQTPMTTLRLVEMFHEAGLPPGVLQAVNGGKEAVDAILTHPEIVAVNFTGSTRTAAYVYETAARHHKRVQAFAGAKNHAIVLEDAVLEPTVDGILRAAFHNGGQRCMATSVVVAVGSVADEVVERLAEGARRMKIGHGFEEGVDVTPLIRKEHRDRVRAYVDEAAMSARLVVDGRPAIEEHPEGFYLGPCLLDGVTTDMRVWQEELFGPVLSVVRARDLDEAIAIANRSRYANGAILYTQSGKAAQVFRDRIDAGMVGINVNVPLPVAFFPFGGHKDSFYGVTGENGKELVQFFTRRKVVSTRWF from the coding sequence ATGCGCCGTCTCCAGAACTACGTGAATGGAACTTGGGTGGAAGTTGAGAGCGAAGGCGCCGTACCGGTCTACAACCCTGCGACAGGCGAGGTGATCGCCGAGGCGCCGCTATCGGCACACGCCGACGTGGCTCGTGCCGTCGAGGGCGCGAAGCGGGCGTTTGCTTCGTGGAGCCGCGTGCCCGTCGTGAAGCGGGCTCGGGTGGTGTTCGATTTCCTGGCGAAGCTGAAGGCGGAGCGGGACAACATCGCGAAGATGATCACGACGGAGCACGGAAAGAGCTACCTGGACGCGCAAGCCGAGGTGGATCGCGGTATCGAGGGACTTGAACACGCCTTGTCCGCGCCCACGCTGATGATGGGCGAATCGCTCGCCGAGGTGTCCGAGGGTCTGGAGCAGACGTACTACCGATATCCCCTGGGCGTTGTCGCGAGCATCACACCGTTCAACTTCCCGGCCATGATCCCCTTGTGGGTGATGGGGTGGGCCATCGTCACGGGCAACGCGCTGATCCTGAAGCCGTCGGAGCAGACGCCGATGACCACCCTTCGCTTAGTCGAGATGTTTCACGAAGCGGGGTTGCCCCCGGGCGTACTTCAAGCGGTGAACGGCGGCAAGGAGGCTGTGGACGCCATCCTGACGCATCCTGAGATTGTCGCCGTGAACTTCACCGGCTCGACGAGGACGGCCGCCTACGTGTACGAGACGGCCGCGCGCCACCACAAGCGGGTACAGGCCTTCGCGGGCGCGAAGAACCACGCCATTGTGCTGGAAGACGCGGTGCTCGAGCCGACCGTCGACGGCATTCTGCGCGCGGCGTTTCACAACGGCGGCCAGCGCTGCATGGCCACCTCCGTCGTCGTGGCCGTGGGCTCCGTCGCAGACGAAGTGGTGGAGCGGCTGGCCGAGGGCGCGCGGCGCATGAAGATTGGCCACGGTTTTGAGGAAGGCGTCGATGTCACGCCGCTGATTCGAAAGGAACATCGCGATCGCGTCCGGGCCTACGTCGACGAAGCCGCGATGTCTGCGCGGCTCGTGGTCGACGGCCGGCCGGCCATCGAGGAACACCCGGAAGGATTTTATCTCGGCCCGTGCTTGCTCGATGGCGTCACGACTGACATGCGCGTCTGGCAGGAAGAGCTGTTCGGCCCTGTGCTTTCCGTCGTGCGGGCGCGCGATCTCGACGAGGCCATTGCCATCGCGAATCGCTCGCGCTACGCAAACGGCGCCATCCTGTATACGCAGAGCGGCAAGGCCGCACAGGTGTTCCGCGATCGCATTGACGCCGGCATGGTGGGCATCAACGTCAACGTTCCGCTGCCTGTGGCCTTCTTCCCGTTCGGAGGACACAAGGACTCCTTTTACGGCGTGACAGGCGAGAACGGCAAGGAACTCGTTCAGTTCTTCACGCGAAGAAAGGTTGTCTCGACGCGTTGGTTTTGA
- a CDS encoding enoyl-CoA hydratase/isomerase family protein, producing MFRRTGSVAWLALNRPKQLNALSLEMIRLLRHHLDEMAQDPSIQLVVLYGEGDRAFCAGGDIRALYDAKDEPNLDTAAAFFSEEYALDDRVARFPKPVVALWNGIVMGGGVGLTYGAAWKVATDRTRFAMPETGIGFFPDVGMCHALSRMQGGLGHYLALTGESVGADVLLAAGVANGWLASGERPSFEAELAKRGEQGETAEQLQRWLKEKLTPEHRPSEEVANFLQRVQAYFDSPSLSDILARLREGSTRDPFAAQALEILRQRSPLSLAVTFEALRRARNATYREVLETDLNLALQFIRRGDFVEGVRAQLVDKDRRPRWRHADLASVTPDEVEAFFEPITHLSIPFAD from the coding sequence GTGTTTCGAAGGACAGGATCGGTCGCTTGGCTCGCACTCAACCGCCCGAAGCAGTTGAACGCGCTCAGCCTCGAGATGATCCGCCTACTTCGCCATCACTTGGACGAGATGGCGCAGGATCCGTCGATCCAACTCGTGGTGCTGTACGGCGAGGGCGACCGCGCCTTCTGCGCCGGCGGCGACATCCGTGCGCTATACGACGCCAAGGATGAACCGAATCTCGACACCGCGGCCGCCTTTTTCTCCGAGGAGTACGCGCTCGACGATCGCGTCGCGCGGTTTCCAAAGCCGGTCGTCGCGCTGTGGAACGGCATCGTGATGGGAGGCGGCGTTGGGCTCACGTATGGCGCGGCGTGGAAGGTCGCGACGGACCGCACGCGGTTTGCCATGCCCGAGACCGGGATCGGCTTCTTTCCGGACGTCGGCATGTGCCACGCGCTCAGCCGAATGCAGGGTGGGCTCGGGCATTATCTGGCGCTCACCGGCGAGTCCGTTGGGGCCGATGTGCTCCTCGCGGCGGGCGTGGCCAACGGCTGGCTCGCGAGCGGCGAGCGCCCGTCCTTTGAGGCGGAGCTCGCGAAGCGAGGTGAACAGGGAGAAACCGCGGAGCAACTCCAGCGCTGGTTGAAAGAAAAGCTTACCCCAGAGCACCGGCCATCCGAGGAGGTCGCGAACTTTCTCCAGCGGGTGCAGGCATACTTCGACAGCCCGTCGCTCTCCGACATCTTGGCTCGCCTGCGGGAGGGATCCACGCGCGACCCGTTCGCCGCGCAGGCGCTCGAGATCCTTCGCCAGCGCTCGCCGCTCTCGTTGGCGGTGACCTTCGAGGCGCTCCGCCGCGCGCGGAACGCCACGTACCGCGAGGTCCTGGAGACCGATCTCAATCTCGCTCTTCAATTCATTCGCCGGGGCGATTTTGTCGAAGGGGTGCGCGCCCAGCTCGTCGACAAGGACCGGCGCCCCCGGTGGCGTCACGCCGACCTGGCGAGCGTGACGCCCGACGAAGTGGAAGCGTTTTTCGAACCCATCACTCACCTTTCCATCCCGTTTGCCGATTAA
- a CDS encoding acyl-CoA synthetase translates to MEPTQTAAFADLLAPDVFNIAGAILDRDESRRALVWRSETGAKRTLTYGELRRESLRLAHALHDLGLRKGDRVLVLMPRRPETYAVYLAILSIGAVVLPGSELLMPNDIAYRLKHAEAKGVIAHAALAERAEAAIAEAPWVQLRVVVEGSREGFLAYEDLVRGAPGEWDVVPTRRDDLAFLSYTSGTTGYPKGVMHVHGWAYAHWHIAAKRWLGIEPDDVVWATAGPGWAKWIWSPFVATLMSGATGFHYGGRFDAETFLRLIDEEGVNVLCATPTEYRMMAKVDGLDRFRLSSLRQAVSAGEPLNREVIDTFRRHFQITVRDGYGQTENTLLVATCVDTEVRPGSMGLPTVEGAVDIVDEEGRSLPPGQVGDIAVRRDFPALFRGYYKDEERTVAQFRGAWYITGDRAEKDQDGYLWFSGRADDIIISAGYTIGPFEVEDALVKHPLVRECAAVSSPDEVRGAIVKAFVVLKDLNLHRELASDAERREALVRELQEHVKRITAPYKYPRAIEFVEDLPKTTSGKIRRVELREREWKRHRELNAGQGG, encoded by the coding sequence ATGGAGCCAACCCAAACCGCTGCATTTGCGGACCTTCTGGCGCCGGACGTGTTTAACATCGCGGGCGCCATTTTGGACCGGGACGAGTCGAGGCGCGCGCTCGTGTGGCGCTCGGAAACCGGAGCGAAGCGGACGCTGACCTACGGCGAACTTCGCCGCGAGTCCCTTCGCCTGGCGCACGCCCTTCACGATCTCGGCCTTCGAAAAGGCGACCGGGTGCTGGTGTTGATGCCGCGCCGCCCGGAGACCTACGCCGTGTATCTCGCCATCCTCTCGATCGGCGCCGTGGTTCTGCCGGGGTCGGAATTGCTCATGCCGAACGACATCGCCTATCGCCTGAAGCATGCGGAGGCGAAGGGCGTGATCGCCCACGCGGCACTCGCGGAGCGGGCCGAGGCGGCCATCGCCGAGGCGCCGTGGGTGCAGTTGCGCGTGGTGGTGGAGGGCTCGCGCGAAGGCTTTTTGGCGTACGAGGACCTCGTGCGCGGCGCACCCGGAGAGTGGGACGTGGTTCCGACCCGTCGGGACGATCTCGCCTTCCTGTCGTACACCTCCGGCACGACGGGCTACCCCAAAGGCGTGATGCACGTCCACGGCTGGGCATATGCGCACTGGCACATCGCTGCGAAGCGCTGGCTTGGCATTGAGCCGGACGACGTCGTGTGGGCCACCGCCGGGCCCGGATGGGCGAAGTGGATCTGGAGTCCATTCGTCGCCACGCTCATGTCGGGAGCCACAGGGTTTCACTACGGCGGCCGTTTCGACGCGGAGACGTTCCTTCGGCTCATCGACGAAGAAGGGGTGAATGTGCTCTGCGCGACCCCTACGGAATATCGGATGATGGCGAAGGTGGATGGACTAGACAGGTTTCGCCTCTCGTCGCTGCGCCAGGCCGTGAGCGCGGGCGAGCCTCTCAATCGGGAGGTCATTGATACGTTCCGGCGGCATTTTCAGATCACCGTGCGCGACGGGTACGGGCAGACGGAGAACACGCTTCTTGTCGCGACGTGCGTCGATACGGAGGTTCGCCCCGGGTCCATGGGGCTGCCGACGGTGGAAGGGGCTGTCGACATTGTCGACGAAGAGGGCAGGTCGCTTCCGCCGGGCCAGGTGGGAGACATCGCGGTCAGGCGGGACTTCCCGGCCCTCTTTCGGGGCTACTACAAGGACGAGGAGCGGACGGTAGCTCAGTTTCGTGGCGCGTGGTACATCACGGGCGATCGCGCCGAGAAAGACCAGGACGGCTATCTGTGGTTCAGCGGCCGGGCGGACGACATCATCATCAGCGCGGGATACACCATCGGGCCGTTTGAGGTGGAGGATGCGCTTGTGAAACATCCGCTGGTGCGCGAGTGCGCGGCGGTATCGAGCCCGGATGAGGTGCGGGGTGCGATTGTCAAGGCGTTCGTCGTCTTGAAGGATCTCAACCTTCATCGAGAGTTGGCATCCGACGCCGAGCGGCGCGAAGCGCTGGTGCGCGAACTTCAGGAGCACGTGAAGCGGATCACCGCGCCCTACAAGTATCCGCGCGCAATCGAGTTTGTGGAGGATTTGCCGAAAACGACGTCGGGGAAGATTCGCCGCGTCGAGCTCAGAGAGCGAGAGTGGAAACGGCACCGCGAGCTGAACGCGGGGCAGGGAGGGTGA
- a CDS encoding thiolase family protein — MYEAVIVDAIRTPIGRRNGSLKDVHPVDLLGHVLRSIVERNQLPPEAVDDVIAGCLTQIGDQAVNIARNAWLAAGLPESVPGCTIDRQCGSSLQALHFAAQGVMSGAYEIAIACGVEAMSRVPMMCSIGVYGTPMTESLEARYHMRQYNRSFFDQALGAELLAKEWGFSREDLDRFGLRSHQLAAKARTEGKFRREIVPVPLSLAKSSGYFAEDEGIRTDTSLEKMLSLKPAFPDLELITAGNASQISDGASAALVMRKETAEKLGLRPRARFVAFSVVGVNPVTMLTGPIPATEKVLQNAGLKVEDIDLFEVNEAFAPVVLGWQKEIGAPWDRVNVHGGAIALGHPLGATGTRIAATLLNALEDRGGRYGLIAICEGAGMANATVIERMDA; from the coding sequence ATGTACGAGGCCGTGATCGTCGACGCTATCCGCACGCCCATCGGGCGCAGAAACGGCTCGCTGAAGGACGTGCACCCGGTGGATCTTTTGGGACACGTCCTGCGCTCCATCGTCGAGCGCAACCAGTTGCCGCCCGAGGCGGTGGACGACGTGATCGCAGGGTGCCTGACGCAGATTGGCGATCAGGCGGTGAACATCGCGCGAAATGCCTGGCTCGCGGCGGGGCTCCCGGAGTCGGTGCCGGGGTGCACCATCGATCGCCAGTGTGGATCGAGCTTGCAAGCGCTTCACTTCGCGGCGCAGGGGGTGATGAGCGGCGCGTACGAGATCGCCATCGCCTGTGGCGTCGAGGCAATGTCGCGCGTGCCGATGATGTGTTCCATTGGGGTCTATGGGACGCCGATGACGGAATCGCTGGAAGCGCGTTATCACATGCGCCAGTACAACCGCTCCTTCTTCGATCAAGCGCTCGGGGCCGAGCTCTTGGCGAAGGAATGGGGCTTTTCCAGGGAGGATCTCGACCGATTTGGTCTCCGGAGTCATCAATTGGCAGCCAAGGCGAGGACCGAAGGGAAGTTTCGGCGCGAAATCGTGCCGGTCCCGCTTTCGCTCGCCAAGTCCTCCGGGTACTTTGCAGAGGACGAGGGCATTCGGACGGACACCTCCCTCGAGAAGATGTTGTCGCTGAAGCCGGCCTTCCCCGATCTGGAACTCATCACCGCCGGCAACGCGAGCCAGATCTCGGATGGCGCCAGCGCAGCGCTGGTTATGCGCAAGGAGACAGCGGAGAAGCTGGGACTGCGGCCGCGCGCGCGGTTTGTCGCGTTCAGCGTGGTGGGCGTGAACCCCGTGACGATGTTGACCGGTCCGATTCCGGCGACCGAAAAGGTGTTGCAGAACGCTGGGCTCAAGGTCGAAGACATCGATCTGTTCGAGGTGAACGAGGCGTTCGCGCCCGTGGTCTTAGGGTGGCAAAAGGAGATTGGCGCGCCGTGGGACCGCGTGAACGTCCATGGAGGCGCCATCGCGCTCGGACATCCGCTCGGCGCGACGGGGACTCGAATTGCGGCGACGCTGTTAAACGCGCTCGAGGATCGCGGAGGGCGCTATGGGCTCATCGCCATTTGTGAAGGGGCGGGCATGGCGAACGCGACCGTGATCGAACGGATGGATGCCTGA
- a CDS encoding 3-hydroxyacyl-CoA dehydrogenase — protein sequence MKLDGATFIVTGGGSGLGEATARAFAEAGARVAIFDIQEERGKRVAEEIGGQFFRVDVTDEDAVRRAVGEAAEGGVLRGAVNCAGIAAVEKILSKRGVHALESFARVIQINLVGTFNVLRLVAARVAEAPALEDGERGVIINTASIAAYEGQIGQAAYSASKGGIVGLTLPAARELAAYGIRVVAIAPGIFETPLLMGLPEAARQSLGQQVPFPQRLGRPREYAFLARHIVENPMLNGEVIRLDGALRMQPR from the coding sequence ATGAAACTTGACGGAGCGACGTTCATTGTGACAGGCGGCGGATCCGGGCTCGGCGAAGCGACAGCGCGGGCGTTCGCCGAGGCCGGCGCGCGCGTCGCCATCTTCGATATTCAGGAGGAACGAGGAAAGCGAGTGGCGGAGGAGATCGGCGGCCAGTTTTTCCGCGTCGACGTGACGGACGAAGACGCGGTGCGCCGCGCGGTGGGCGAAGCTGCGGAGGGCGGCGTGCTCCGGGGCGCCGTGAACTGCGCCGGGATCGCCGCGGTGGAAAAAATTCTCTCGAAGCGTGGCGTGCATGCGCTGGAGAGCTTCGCGCGCGTGATCCAGATCAATCTCGTCGGTACGTTCAACGTGTTGCGCCTCGTGGCGGCGCGCGTAGCCGAGGCGCCAGCGCTTGAAGACGGCGAGCGGGGGGTGATCATCAACACCGCGTCCATCGCGGCGTACGAGGGTCAGATTGGCCAGGCGGCCTACTCGGCGTCCAAGGGCGGCATCGTCGGGCTCACGCTTCCCGCGGCGCGAGAGCTGGCGGCGTACGGCATTCGCGTGGTGGCCATCGCGCCGGGCATCTTTGAGACGCCGCTTCTCATGGGCCTGCCCGAGGCCGCGCGCCAGTCGCTCGGGCAGCAGGTACCGTTCCCGCAGCGGCTGGGACGGCCGCGCGAGTACGCGTTCTTGGCGCGGCATATCGTGGAAAACCCCATGCTGAACGGCGAAGTCATCCGCCTGGACGGGGCGCTGCGGATGCAACCGAGGTGA
- a CDS encoding Glu/Leu/Phe/Val family dehydrogenase, with protein MELFTRMAQYDYEQVVFCYDEASGLRAVIAIHDTTLGPALGGCRMWTYPSEEDAVVDALRLARGMTYKAAAAGLNLGGGKTVIMGDPRKDKSEALFRALGRYIHSLGGRYITAEDVGTTVQDMDLIHLETPYVCGISPSYGSSGNPSGMTALGVFRGIQASAKYLYGTDDLAGRRVAIQGLGSVGYELARLLRGAGAQLLVADVNPVQVERAVNEFGAQALAPQDILSADCDIVAPCALGAVLNDETIPRIRAQIIAGSANNQLAEERHGDMLHERGILYAPDYVINAGGLINVADELEGYHPDRARSKVERIYEIMLNLYKLSAERRIPTHRAADEMAMKRIETLRQVRSTHLGHHEPLRRGR; from the coding sequence ATGGAACTGTTTACCCGCATGGCCCAATACGACTACGAACAGGTGGTGTTCTGCTACGACGAGGCCTCGGGCCTGCGCGCCGTCATTGCCATCCACGACACGACGCTCGGCCCTGCGCTCGGCGGGTGCCGGATGTGGACCTACCCGTCCGAAGAAGATGCGGTCGTCGACGCGCTGCGCCTGGCGCGTGGCATGACCTACAAGGCGGCCGCGGCCGGACTGAACCTCGGCGGCGGCAAGACCGTGATCATGGGAGATCCTCGCAAGGACAAGAGTGAGGCCCTGTTTCGCGCCCTCGGGCGGTATATCCACAGCCTGGGCGGGCGTTACATCACCGCCGAAGACGTCGGCACCACCGTTCAGGACATGGATCTCATTCACCTCGAGACGCCGTACGTGTGCGGCATCTCGCCGAGTTACGGTTCGAGCGGCAACCCGAGCGGCATGACCGCCCTTGGCGTCTTTCGCGGGATCCAGGCGAGTGCCAAGTATCTCTACGGCACGGACGATCTCGCCGGGCGCCGCGTCGCGATTCAGGGGCTGGGAAGTGTCGGGTACGAACTAGCTCGCCTCCTGCGAGGGGCCGGAGCCCAACTGCTTGTGGCCGACGTCAACCCTGTGCAGGTAGAACGGGCGGTCAACGAATTCGGCGCACAGGCGCTGGCTCCTCAAGACATCCTGAGCGCTGACTGCGACATCGTCGCGCCGTGCGCACTGGGCGCGGTCTTGAACGACGAGACGATTCCGCGGATCCGGGCGCAGATCATCGCAGGCTCAGCGAACAACCAACTGGCCGAGGAGCGGCACGGAGACATGTTGCACGAGCGAGGTATTTTGTACGCACCGGATTACGTGATCAACGCCGGTGGACTTATCAACGTGGCGGACGAGCTCGAAGGGTATCATCCGGATCGCGCTCGGTCCAAGGTCGAGCGAATTTACGAGATTATGCTCAACCTGTACAAGCTCTCGGCCGAGCGGCGCATTCCGACGCATCGGGCCGCTGACGAGATGGCCATGAAGCGCATCGAAACCCTGCGGCAGGTCCGGAGCACGCACTTGGGTCATCACGAACCGCTGCGTCGCGGGCGCTGA
- a CDS encoding ribonuclease J, with the protein MPRSKSRLSIIPLGGVGEIGKNMTLYWYGQDMIVVDAGLKFPDEDMLGIDIVIPDITFLVENREKIRGIFLTHGHEDHIGGLPYVLREIKVPVYGTRLTLGLVENKLREAGVHDVKLVTMDGKSRVQLGQFAVSPFYVNHSIPDTVGFAIETPEGIVIHTGDYKFDQTPIDGRHADIHKLAQWGARGVLALVGDSTNAERPGYTPSEMTVGIRIDEIISQAPGRVILSTFASNIHRLQLMIRAAERHGRKVAIVGRSMVNNVQTSLQLGYLEAQPDTLIDPDEVNKLPPEKVVILSTGSQGEPMSALTRMARAAHRKIEIVPGDTVVLASSPIPGNEKFVARTIDQLFRAGAHVIYRGVHASGHGSQEELKWMLQLVRPKYFVPVHGEFRMQRIHADLAMQLGIQPDHIFITEIGDVVEFEDGRARLGGKVPAGSVMIDGLGVGDVGNIVLRDRKLLSQDGILVVVVTLSKTTGHILSGPDIISRGFVYVRESEALLDEANRLVESTLSKLVSDNVSEWSSLKTAVRDTLGRYLYEQTRRRPMILPIIMEA; encoded by the coding sequence ATGCCAAGATCCAAATCGAGACTTTCCATCATCCCGCTCGGCGGAGTCGGGGAGATTGGAAAGAACATGACGTTGTATTGGTACGGGCAGGACATGATTGTGGTCGATGCGGGGCTGAAGTTTCCCGACGAAGATATGCTCGGCATCGATATCGTCATTCCGGATATCACGTTTTTGGTCGAGAATCGCGAGAAAATTCGCGGCATCTTTCTGACGCACGGACACGAGGACCATATCGGCGGGCTTCCGTACGTGCTTCGGGAGATCAAGGTGCCAGTGTACGGGACGCGGTTGACGCTCGGTCTCGTCGAGAACAAGCTGCGCGAGGCGGGCGTTCACGACGTGAAGCTCGTGACGATGGACGGCAAGTCGCGCGTTCAGCTCGGCCAATTCGCAGTGTCTCCGTTTTACGTGAACCACAGCATTCCGGACACGGTCGGGTTTGCCATCGAAACGCCGGAAGGTATTGTCATCCACACGGGCGACTACAAGTTCGATCAGACGCCAATTGACGGGCGGCACGCGGACATTCATAAGTTGGCGCAGTGGGGGGCGCGGGGCGTGCTCGCGCTCGTCGGCGACAGCACGAATGCAGAGCGGCCCGGTTACACGCCGTCCGAGATGACGGTCGGGATTCGAATTGACGAGATCATCAGTCAGGCCCCTGGGCGCGTCATTCTGTCCACTTTTGCGTCCAACATCCACCGCCTGCAACTGATGATTCGGGCGGCGGAGCGACATGGCCGCAAGGTCGCCATTGTCGGCCGCAGCATGGTCAACAATGTCCAGACGTCGCTGCAACTCGGGTATTTGGAGGCGCAGCCGGACACGCTGATCGATCCCGACGAGGTGAACAAGTTGCCGCCAGAAAAGGTGGTCATCCTCTCCACGGGCAGTCAAGGAGAGCCCATGTCCGCGCTTACGCGCATGGCTCGCGCCGCGCATCGGAAGATCGAAATCGTGCCGGGCGACACCGTGGTGTTAGCGAGTTCGCCCATTCCGGGCAACGAAAAGTTCGTGGCGAGGACCATCGATCAGCTGTTCCGCGCGGGAGCTCACGTGATTTACCGCGGCGTGCACGCCTCAGGGCACGGAAGCCAGGAAGAGCTCAAGTGGATGCTCCAACTCGTGCGCCCGAAGTACTTCGTCCCGGTTCACGGCGAGTTTCGCATGCAGCGAATTCACGCCGATCTCGCCATGCAACTCGGCATTCAGCCGGACCACATCTTCATCACGGAGATTGGCGATGTGGTCGAATTTGAAGACGGGCGCGCCCGACTCGGCGGCAAGGTGCCGGCTGGATCGGTGATGATCGACGGGCTCGGCGTGGGAGATGTCGGCAATATCGTGTTGCGAGATCGCAAGTTGTTGTCGCAGGACGGCATCCTGGTCGTGGTGGTCACGCTGTCCAAGACGACAGGACACATCCTGTCGGGTCCCGACATCATCTCGCGCGGGTTCGTCTATGTGCGCGAGTCAGAGGCGCTTTTGGACGAGGCGAATCGCCTCGTGGAGAGCACACTCAGCAAACTGGTCTCGGACAACGTGAGCGAGTGGTCTTCGCTGAAGACGGCGGTCCGCGATACACTCGGCAGGTACCTGTACGAACAGACGCGGCGCCGCCCGATGATCCTGCCCATCATTATGGAGGCGTGA
- a CDS encoding ClpP family protease, translated as METKSTYDAVMNAKTTGGADAQETKDAPSSVESLGANEPAAVVTGDIYCLTVIGQIEGHMVLPPQNKTTKYEHVIPQLVAVEESDKIDGLLIILNTVGGDVEAGLAIAELVASMSKPKVSVVLGGGHSIGVPIAVAADYTFIAESASMTIHPIRLNGLVIGVQQSFEYLEKMQDRVIRFVVEHSRISEDMFRHLMLNTGEMAKDIGTTVVGRDAVKYGLCDEVGGLGHAMKKLKDLIREHKESRTGAVLAQVPRPGVIQ; from the coding sequence ATGGAGACAAAGTCCACCTACGATGCGGTGATGAACGCGAAGACTACGGGCGGGGCGGATGCTCAGGAGACGAAGGACGCTCCCTCGTCCGTCGAGTCGCTCGGCGCGAACGAACCCGCCGCCGTGGTGACGGGCGACATCTATTGTTTGACGGTCATCGGCCAGATCGAGGGTCACATGGTGCTGCCGCCGCAGAACAAGACCACGAAATACGAACACGTCATCCCGCAGCTTGTCGCGGTGGAGGAGAGCGATAAAATCGATGGATTGCTCATCATCCTCAACACGGTGGGCGGCGACGTAGAGGCGGGCCTCGCCATCGCAGAACTGGTGGCGTCGATGTCGAAACCCAAGGTGTCCGTCGTGCTCGGCGGAGGCCACTCCATCGGCGTCCCCATCGCGGTAGCAGCGGATTACACGTTCATCGCTGAGTCCGCCAGCATGACCATCCATCCGATTCGCTTGAACGGCCTCGTGATTGGCGTGCAGCAGTCGTTTGAGTACCTCGAGAAGATGCAGGATCGGGTGATCCGTTTCGTGGTTGAACACTCGCGAATTTCGGAGGACATGTTTCGCCACTTGATGCTCAACACCGGCGAGATGGCGAAAGACATCGGCACGACGGTGGTGGGACGGGATGCCGTCAAGTATGGCCTGTGCGACGAAGTGGGCGGCCTGGGGCATGCGATGAAGAAACTGAAAGATCTCATTCGGGAACACAAGGAGTCCCGAACAGGTGCGGTGCTCGCGCAAGTTCCTCGGCCGGGGGTGATCCAGTGA
- a CDS encoding YlzJ-like family protein, whose translation MLWTILAESEIYSGWWGSGPRFEEWKDGHRTLIVARDESGTPRLVRLISPIASDYLRPEWQPGTALR comes from the coding sequence ATGCTTTGGACGATCTTGGCAGAGAGTGAAATTTATAGCGGGTGGTGGGGCAGTGGGCCGCGCTTCGAAGAGTGGAAGGATGGACACCGCACGCTCATCGTCGCCCGGGACGAATCCGGCACGCCGAGACTTGTGCGGCTGATAAGCCCCATTGCAAGTGACTATCTCAGGCCTGAGTGGCAGCCGGGCACCGCGCTTCGCTGA